Sequence from the Candidatus Sulfotelmatobacter sp. genome:
GCTCGAGCCGCGCCACATCGCGACGCCGATCCGCGCGCAGCTGAAGCGGACGACGTTCGTGCTCGGCGAGATCACCCGGCTCGACCTGCGCTTGCGTGAGGTCGACGCACAGCACGTCATCACCGGTGCGATGACGCACCTGGCGTACGACCACCTCGTGTTGGCGCTGGGGAGCGTGACCTCGACGTTCGGCATCCCCGGCGTCGAGGAGTACACGCTCCCGCTCAAGTCGCTCGAAGACGCGGAGGTGCTGCGCAATCGCATCGTCGCGGCGCTCGAGCAGGCCGTCGTCACGCCGCCCGGCCCCGAGCGCGATCGCTTGCTGACGTTCGTCGTCGTCGGCGGCGGGTACACCGGCTGCGAGTGCGCCGGCGAGCTGGTCGACCTGTTCCGCTCGATCGTGCCGTTCTATCATCCGCTGCGACTGGTCGACGTGCGGATGGTGCTGATCGAAGCCGGTGCCTCGCTGCTGCCGGACTTGCCGCCGCAGATGGGGCGCTACACGACCCGCAACCTGCAGCGCCGCAAGGTCGAGCTGATGCTGGGCGACGGCGTGACCCGCATCGACCGTCATGCCGTCGCGCTGCAGTCGGGTCGCATGGTGCCTTCGGCGACGATCGTGTGGAGCGCCGGCGTGCGGCCCTCGCCGGTGCTCAAGGATCTCGACGGCGTCGTGCACGCGCGCAACGGCGGCATCATGGTGCACCAGGACTTCGTCGCGCTCAATCGGCCGGAGGTGTGGGCGCTGGGCGACTGCGCCTGGATCCCGACGGTCGCCGACGCGCAGCAGAGCAATCGCGGCGATTGGTATCCGCAAACGGCGCAACACGCGATTCGTGAAGGTCCGGCGCTGGCCGACAACCTCGTCGCGACGCTGCGCGGCCAGCCGACCAAACCGTTCCACTTCACCGCGCTGGGCACGATGGCGTCGCTCGGCGCGCGCACCGCCGTCGCGGCGCTGCCGGGCGGGATCGTGCTGACCGGCTTCCCGGCCTGGTTCTTATGGCGATCGTACTATCTGGTTCGACTGCCGGGGCTCGACCGACGGTTCCGCGTCGCGATCGATTGGACGCTGGGGCTGCTGTTCCGGCGCGACATCGCCGAGCTGCGTCTGTACACGCAGCGTACGCGGGATGACGCCGCGATCGGTGAGCGCCGTTAGGCAGACGCGATCAGCGCGAGCGTTCGATCGAGCACCGGCTCGCGGCCGGCCGCCACGTCCGCCGGCGTCGTCCGTACGACGACGTCCGGCACGACGCCCTGGCGCGGCGGCTGCGGCTTGGGCGGCAGGAAGACCTTGGTGGTAAAGTAGGCTTTGAAGCCGAGACCGGGCGAGGTGAAGGTGTAGACCTCACCGGTCGAGTCCACCGGCTCGCCGGTTTCCTCGCCGACGATCGTCGCCAGACCGTAGTCCTTGGCCGCCAGCGCGCACGACATCGCCGAGGAGAACGTCTGCGGCGAGATCAGGAGATAGACGGGTCCCGTGTAGCGGCTCGGCACGTCGCGCGCCGGCGTGAAGAGGTCGTCGTTCGGCCCTTCACGGATCGGAATGATGGTCCCGTCAGGCGCCGACCACGCGCGGGCGCCGTAGATCTCGACGTACTTGTCTTCACCGTACTCGCGCTTGAGCCGATCGCACGCTTTGACGATGACGCCGCCGAACTGCTTGAACGGCTTGCTCGAAACGGCCGTCCAGAGCTCGTCGTTCAGGCGGCTGTCGCCGCCCCCGTTGCGGCGAATGTCCACCACGAGTGCTTTGATCGACGCGTCGTGCATGGCGGGCACCGCTTCGGTGAGGAATCGCCCGAAGCGCGCGAACCCTTCGCAGCGACGGTAGTCGAGATAGCCCACGCCGCCGCCGGCGATCGTGCCATAGGTGTACGGCTCGGACGTCGTCGTCGTCGCGCGCGAAGGTGCCGTCGCGAGGGAGACGTCGCGCTCGTGCACCGCGCCGTCCGACTTCCAGACGACGTGATAGGTCGGTCGTTCGCCGAAGAGCGCGAACGACACGGCCGACCCCTCCGTCGAGACGCGGGTGCGGTGCAGGCTCTCGGTTTGGCCGCCGAGCGCCGCGAGCGCGAGGTGCACGTACTCCGGCGCGGCGATGCCGTCGATCGAGACGATCTCGCTGCCGCGCGGAATCGTCGCGCTCTCGTCGACGAGAACGACCAGCGCGTCGTCCGGCGCGAGGGCGAAGCGCAGCGGGAAGCGCCGCGCCGCCGCGGCGAGTAGGCCGTCGAAGCCGAGCGAGACGTGGCCGTCGTTCAGGGCGCCCAGCACCGGTGCGATCGCGAGCCACGCTTGGCGGACGGTGAGCGGCACGCGGATCGTTTCGCGCGTGGAGCGATAGAGCGCTTCGACGGTGGCACGGTCGGCGGCCAGGAACGGATCGGCCCCTACGTCGAGCAGCGCTGCCCAGATGGCGTCGAGGTCGGCGCGGACGACCTCGGCGGTGAACGTCGGCTCGGCGACAGCGGCAGCCGCGCCGAGCAGCGGCGCGATGCCGAGCGCCGCCCCGATCCGCAGGAACGATCCGCGCTCCATTCGCATGCGCGGCCCTTCGCGCGCGGCACGGCGAGCTACTGTGGGACACCCCTTGACAGAAGTGATAGCCCCTTGTACCTTGTAACTATGTTTTTAGTTATGGCCCTCGCCGGCGCCCCGTTCCACGCCGAGCCGGCGATTCGGCCCGGGCAGACGCTGACCGTGCACGACCTCAGCGGGCGCGTGCGCGTGCGGGTCGGCTCGCATCTGGTCATCGACGCGCGCAAACACGCCGAGCGCAGCGATCCGAACACGGTCGCGGTAAAGGTCGAGACGTCGGCCGACGGCGTCGCGGTCTGCGTGCGCTACCCGCCCGACACCGACCGCGGGTGCGATCAGCGCTCGCAGGGCGCGAACGACAACGACACCGAGGTCGACTTCGACATCACGGTCCCCGCTGGGGTGGGGGTCGCGGCGGCCAACGTGAACGGCCCGGTCGACGTCGTCGCCGCCGGCCCGGCGCGCGGGACGAGCGTCAACGGTGAAGTACGCATCGACGCGCCGCACG
This genomic interval carries:
- a CDS encoding NAD(P)/FAD-dependent oxidoreductase codes for the protein MSTSTPAADGRPRIVILGGGFAGVSVAERLERRLRPDEASIALVSRENFTLFTPMLPEVSSGELEPRHIATPIRAQLKRTTFVLGEITRLDLRLREVDAQHVITGAMTHLAYDHLVLALGSVTSTFGIPGVEEYTLPLKSLEDAEVLRNRIVAALEQAVVTPPGPERDRLLTFVVVGGGYTGCECAGELVDLFRSIVPFYHPLRLVDVRMVLIEAGASLLPDLPPQMGRYTTRNLQRRKVELMLGDGVTRIDRHAVALQSGRMVPSATIVWSAGVRPSPVLKDLDGVVHARNGGIMVHQDFVALNRPEVWALGDCAWIPTVADAQQSNRGDWYPQTAQHAIREGPALADNLVATLRGQPTKPFHFTALGTMASLGARTAVAALPGGIVLTGFPAWFLWRSYYLVRLPGLDRRFRVAIDWTLGLLFRRDIAELRLYTQRTRDDAAIGERR
- a CDS encoding S41 family peptidase — protein: MRMERGSFLRIGAALGIAPLLGAAAAVAEPTFTAEVVRADLDAIWAALLDVGADPFLAADRATVEALYRSTRETIRVPLTVRQAWLAIAPVLGALNDGHVSLGFDGLLAAAARRFPLRFALAPDDALVVLVDESATIPRGSEIVSIDGIAAPEYVHLALAALGGQTESLHRTRVSTEGSAVSFALFGERPTYHVVWKSDGAVHERDVSLATAPSRATTTTSEPYTYGTIAGGGVGYLDYRRCEGFARFGRFLTEAVPAMHDASIKALVVDIRRNGGGDSRLNDELWTAVSSKPFKQFGGVIVKACDRLKREYGEDKYVEIYGARAWSAPDGTIIPIREGPNDDLFTPARDVPSRYTGPVYLLISPQTFSSAMSCALAAKDYGLATIVGEETGEPVDSTGEVYTFTSPGLGFKAYFTTKVFLPPKPQPPRQGVVPDVVVRTTPADVAAGREPVLDRTLALIASA